In Phacochoerus africanus isolate WHEZ1 chromosome 14, ROS_Pafr_v1, whole genome shotgun sequence, one genomic interval encodes:
- the LOC125113807 gene encoding keratin-associated protein 3-3, translating into MACCVARCCSVPTGPATTICSSDKFCRCGVCLPSTCPHTTWLLEPICCDNCPPPCHIPKPCVPTCFLLNSSQPTPGLETLNLTTYVQPGCGSEPCIPRCC; encoded by the coding sequence ATGGCCTGCTGTGTTGCCCGATGCTGCAGCGTCCCCACCGGCCCCGCCACCACCATCTGCTCCTCTGACAAATTCTGCCGGTGTGGAGTCTGCCTGCCCAGCACCTGCCCCCACACGACTTGGCTATTGGAGCCAATCTGCTGTGACaactgccccccaccctgccacaTCCCTAAGCCCTGTGTGCCCACCTGCTTCCTGCTCAACTCCTCCCagcccacccctggcctggagacCCTCAATCTCACAACCTACGTTCAGCCCGGCTGCGGCAGCGAGCCCTGcatcccaagatgctgctga